From a single Ciconia boyciana chromosome 11, ASM3463844v1, whole genome shotgun sequence genomic region:
- the LOC140657972 gene encoding HAUS augmin-like complex subunit 3, whose amino-acid sequence MTPAFSVLVLTILAMFRRRYSQAFPPDTVNRGAEFVATLRLVYPHADTLCEKDFDWLFDCPQTTQFLKWFCSTVSEENVLSPAEVEAYDALLAAGKPILEGDALEQALQMCHQVRQLPSVILDDEDPSLEALQQELQELKDYRDRQLWRHSKLQVWAANLQWELRYLEEEEKVLKQDLRKAQMDLEVEIFQTSAVLSQISKAAKQLAEWHGDMGKGRPPALLCEMDLGPYMELEQQATDVFERFIQQVLLGSVQAPAAQGASAQGESSLKERLEAGIHMDSDWKILEGRRGAPYQECAKTPWGVAPASQGILDQGSRSELLVEGRNGREVLSMGDEEERDGSQEATERMDAKQTTMPKSLGTDGDELLGDKDSYWKELSRMEKARICAQREVIVMSAKVEGNCAALEWAQRTLKALEENQHVVEAELRSQAAMLQKQLHALRCDIMQTLTHQLPPLLKADARLSCLPVLQRQVSLEAARLRYIAGRQEEAAAWLANQHSRLDLLELQLKWERKELDQKAAWLREMETAMREAQTRLWEQQDYFKDASSSQKGCPRTWIDPKDLSAVRLWDMLVRRDWEEQLFCSYEAIKAQCSQLVQDQRVLEAQLAAPMSQLPALESSTEVLYRLLYNSSNQLQLSSPEITELMQQLIIMQANIYQMLTDLLSDLKVKRRSLESPILQTERNLYVYFYCDEDRLRKVVEELEKQVSASSEGPLMELPYAKE is encoded by the exons ATGactcctgctttttctgttctagTGCTGACCATCCTTGCCATGTTCAGGCGGAGATACTCCCAGGCCTTCCCACCGGACACAGTCAACAGAGGAGCAGAGTTTGTGGCGACGCTGAGGCTGGTCTACCCCCATGCAGACACCCTCTGTGAGAAGGACTTTGACTGGCTCTTTGACTGCCCTCAGACAACGCAGTTCCTCAAGTGGTTCTGCAGCACAGTGAGTGAGGAGAATGTGCTGAGCCCAGCCGAGGTGGAGGCCTATGATGccctgctggctgcaggcaaGCCCATCCTGGAAGGCGATGCCCTCGAGCAGGCATTGCAGATGTGCCACCAGGTCCGGCAGCTCCCAAGCGTGATACTGGATGATGAGGATCCCTCTCTGGaggccctgcagcaggagcttcAGGAGCTGAAGGACTATCGTGACCGTCAGCTCTGGCGgcacagcaagctgcaggtTTGGGCAGCCAACCTGCAGTGGGAGCTGAGGtatttggaggaggaggagaaagtgcTGAAGCAGGACTTGAGGAAGGCTCAGATGGACCTGGAAGTGGAGATCTTCCAAACTAGTGCTGTCCTGAGCCAGATCAGCAAGGCTGCAAAGCAACTGGCAGagtggcatggggacatggggaaaGGCCGGccaccagcactgctgtgtgAGATGGATCTTGGCCCTTACATGGAGCTAGAACAACAGGCCACTGACGTGTTTGAGAGGTTCATCCAGCAGGTCCTACTGGGGAGTGTCCAGGCTCCAGCTGCTCAGGGAGCAAGTGCACAGGGAGAGAGCAGCCTGAAGGAAAGGCTGGAGGCTGGGATACATATGGACTCAGACTGGAAAAttctggaaggaagaagaggagctCCTTATCAAGAGTGTGCAAAGACACCATGGGGGGTGGCACCAGCAAGTCAGGGAATACTAGACCAGGGCTCGAGGTCAGAGCTGCTAGTGGAGGGGAGGAATGGGAGAGAGGTGTTGAGCATGGGGGATGAGGAGGAGAGAGATGGCAGCCAGGAAGCCACAGAGAGAATGGATGCCAAACAAACAACGATGCCAAAAAGCCTTGGGACTGATGGAGATGAGCTACTGGGGGACAAAGACAGCTACTGGAAGGAGCTGAGCCGAATGGAGAAAGCACGTATCTGTGCCCAGAGGGAGGTTATAGTCATGTCAGCAAAAGTAGAAGGCAACTGTGCTGCACTGGAGTGGGCCCAGAGGACTCTGAAAGCTCTTGAAGAGAACCAG CATGTAGTCGAGGCAGAGCTCCGGAGTCAGGCTGCCATGCTTCAGAAGCAGCTTCATGCCCTGCGTTGCGACATCATGCAGACCCTGACCCACCAGCTGCCACCCCTGCTGAAGGCAGATGCCCGCCTCTCTTGCCTGCCTGTCCTGCAGAGGCAGGTCAGCCTGGAAGCTGCCCGTCTGAGGTACattgctgggaggcaggaggaggcggCTGCGTGGCTGGCAAACCAGCACAGCCGCCTGGATCTGCTGGAGCTCCAGCTgaaatgggagagaaaggagcTGGACCAGAAGGCTGCTTGGCTGAGGGAGATGGAAACTGCCATGAGGGAAGCCCAGACCAggctgtgggagcagcaggaCTACTTCAAAGATGCCAGCTCCTCCCAGAAGGGTTGTCCACGCACATGGATAGACCCCAAAGACCTCTCTGCTGTACG GCTCTGGGACATGCTGGTGAGGCGAGATTGGGAGgagcagctcttctgcagctATGAGGCCATAAaagcccagtgctcccagctggTTCAGGACCAGAGGGTGCTGGAAGCACAGCTGGCAGCTCCTAtgtcccagctccctgccctggaGTCCTCCACAGAGGTGCTCTACCGGCTGCTGTACAACAGTTCCaaccagctgcagctctcctctCCG GAGATCACCGAGCTGATGCAGCAACTGATCATCATGCAGGCCAACATCTACCAAATGTTGACAGACCTCCTGAGTGACTTGAAGGTCAAGCGCAGATCTCTGGAGAGCCCTATCCTGCAGACAGAGCGCAAcctttatgtatatttttactgTGATGAGGATCGGCTGAGAAAGGtggtggaggagctggagaagcaggtGTCAGCTTCCTCTGAGGGACCACTGATGGAGCTGCCCTATGCAAAGGAGTAG